Genomic segment of Colletotrichum destructivum chromosome 5, complete sequence:
TTCTGATACTGTGACCGTTGGATACGACATGACTTGTTCCCGCCAGAGCATTACGGATATCTAAATGAGCAATAAGATGATCGCGTCTCCTACGCAATCACCTATAACGGCTGAGGCCGATGATGAGAATCGCCCTCTCCTAGACAGAGTTGACGGTTTATCATTCAGCACCAGTTCCGCAATGGCCCCAAAAGATATCGAgaccatcgccgtcgcctcggccttACGAAGAGGCGTTGAAGATACAGCCCTGGCTGAGGCCATCCGCCTCGAGCACAACTTGTCATTCTCCCAGGCTATCAGGCTTTACCCCACAGCAATCGGGTGGTCTGCCTTTGTGTCCCTAGGGGTCATCATGCTTGCGTTTGATCCGCAACTGCTGGGGAACCTTTACGCCACGCCCCAGTTTCAGCGAGACTTTGGTTACGAGTATGAGGGTTCCGTGAGTTTCTTGTTTTCGATGCTGTTTTTGGAATTTCCAACTGACCAGCTCCAGTACATTATCAGTATGACGCGATGTGCCCAACATTGATTCGTGAGCCCACAGTGTTGACACATTCATCAGGTGCTGCATGGCAAACCGGACTTTCTATGGGCAACCCGATCGGCCAAGTTATCGGCGCCTTGTTCGCGGCGTATCCCATGGATTGGCTCGGACGGAAGTTGACCTTCGCCACTTGCGTAGTCTTGACCGCTGGCATTGTGTCCATCCAGTTCCTCGCGCGTTCCTTGCCCGTCTTACTGGTCGGCGAGCTACTTGGGGGTCTCGTCCTGGGCATGTTCGTCGTTATCGCCCCGGCTTATGCATCTGAAGTCTGCCCCACGGCTCTCCGTGGCCACCTAACGTCCTACGTCAACCTGTGCTTCGTCATGGGCCAGCTTCTGGCTAATGGCGTCACGGCGGGGACCTCGAAGCTCAATACGCACTGGGCCTactctctccccttctcacTACAGTGGCTCTGGATTCTTGTCATCTTACCCGGTCTACTCTTTGTGCCAGAGAGTCCCTGGTGGCTGGTCCGTAAGGGCAGGTTGGCCGACGCAGAGACGAGCCTCCGCCGACTGGCCTCCAAGGATTCAATGCCGCCGCCTCACTGGCGTTCATCATTGAGACCGACAGGCTTGAGCAAGAGCTGGAAGCAGGCAGTACGTATCGGGACTGTCTGAAGGGCGTCAACCTGAGACGAACGGAGATTTCGGCTGGTGCCTACTGCTCCCAGGTTCT
This window contains:
- a CDS encoding Putative major facilitator, sugar transporter, major facilitator superfamily — its product is MAPKDIETIAVASALRRGVEDTALAEAIRLEHNLSFSQAIRLYPTAIGWSAFVSLGVIMLAFDPQLLGNLYATPQFQRDFGYEYEGSYIISAAWQTGLSMGNPIGQVIGALFAAYPMDWLGRKLTFATCVVLTAGIVSIQFLARSLPVLLVGELLGGLVLGMFVVIAPAYASEVCPTALRGHLTSYVNLCFVMGQLLANGVTAGTSKLNTHWAYSLPFSLQWLWILVILPGLLFVPESPWWLVRKGRLADAETSLRRLASKDSMPPPHWRSSLRPTGLSKSWKQAVLSGIYLINYGTYFFQQAGLPTDKAFEMAIGFLAVGFLGTVMSWYFLLHYGRRTIYITGLAALIVLQLLIGVLDCVPGRPKGVAWAESSLMLIWNFAYDLSVGPICFVLISEASATRLRSKTIALATAAQGVIGIIMTVAIPYMINPDEANMQGKLGFFFGGLACLCFIWAWFRVPETKGRTYEELDILFEQRVPARDFKSHIIESMTCPGHRSPL